A stretch of DNA from Pagrus major chromosome 22, Pma_NU_1.0:
CACAGTCTGACGTCTAGCCATTTCATTTATATGGAAATTCAGCGACATCCACAGCTTCCCTTAAAGTATGCTCCTGGAATGTAAAAAGGCATTTTTATCTCTAAAGAGAGGGGATAGCTCTGCCACAGGAAACACAATCAGAACCtctaaagttaaaaaaaagagagactggGTTTGCCAAGTCTATCATCCTTTATTAGCTGAAGGAGGACTGTTGCAGTTTTTTACCCACAAATCACTCCCCGTAAGTGAGGTGGAGGTTAAATTAGACAGACCGGGCTGAAATGTTATGTTCAAAGGCTTTCTATATGGGGAATATATGTCACTTATGAATATTAATGCACACATGTTCAGTAGTTTCTCCAACTGGTTGTGTGCTTCCTCATTATTAACCTAAACTGGATGGAGGTCTGAGTCCCTAAACCCATTCCTGAGCAATTTTTGCAGCATAGCAAGGCCGGCAGTGTTTAGGTGGGTTGAAGCTTTCTTTAACATTCATATTGCCTTATTCGGGGACAGTTTTATTGAAAGCAATAGCTCACTGTAAGCCATGGTGTATCAGACCTGTCATGAGCTAGTGCTTAAGTAAAATCCACATGATtaccaggacccaaggtttcccagcagaacattgcactGTACAGAGACGATCACTGTTATTCATGTTACCTGTGCACGTGCATCGTGTATCATTGGTCCTGCAGTGCACATTTCTCCTTCATTATGCGTTCTTGGTAAAGATAATCCCACTAATGTTGCTCCAAATTTAAGAGAGGAACCtctttaaagtttttattaagTTTGGAGTCCTTTTTCAACTTAGTTACGACCTTTATTGTTTGCAAACGATGACGGAAAGGCTCAGTAGTCTGGCGTGGTGAGAGaagatgatttatttaaattaaacctTGTTTAGATGCAGATGACGAGCTGTTGTCATGTCTGTGACATGAAGATAATGAAGTGTTTGTACTATAGGACATTACTGCTTTATCTCTGGACCGGAAATAAAACTAGATGCCAGTCAAGGGGTTTGTGAGTATGTCACCCTTAATATACGAAGCACTTGCCGGGCTAATAACCAAACTTCATCTGTTCTTAAATCTATTGGTGGACACAGTGTATGAGGTGTTCGTATGGGCAGTGCAGGCGCTATGACTACATTCAGTCTGCAGGCAAAACAGATTCTTTCTCAAATCAAATCTTTAAGACCGACTGTATTCACTATTATATGTGAGTAATCAGATCGGATTTTTGTGGCTAGACATCACCAGCTTATATGCATGGGTTGCTGTGGTAACAACATAGGCGTCAGTCACTGTGTACGCTGGTGACGCTGCTTTTCAACACAGAAGCATCGAAATGAAGATCCATGATCTCAGCCTCTAAATAATCACGCTGTCAAGTCTATAAGCACAAAATTCATTTCAGCGTGAATGTTCAGACTGTTAATCTCTGTGTCGTCCTCTATACCTTTCCGCCGGTAGCAGCATGAAGTCTGCACAGCCGCTTCGATGCATTTCCTTTATGCTGGCTTTGATATTGTTGTGTTGCATTGCACGTGACACAAAAGACCAGAGCGTCTGGACTGAGACGTATCCGTAGAAATCAGATTTGAAATCGTATTTCAAACTACCTCCAAATGTGGTTTGGATCCGCAAAAATCCCATTCCTTTTTTGGCATCCAGACGTCCTGAAATCAGTCTggatatgcaaaaaaaaacctgatttgCCTAAGCCTCACCTCCAAGGCTGAATCTTTGTCACAGTGTTTATGTCATGTCGTGCTGATTGTGCCGGCTATGCCATTTTAAGTCTGGTGGGGGGCAGTGCTCAGAGCTTGTGGGATCTATAGACAGTCTTTAGATAGATACACAGACAATTTTCACTCAGATCAAGGTCTGATGCGATTTTTACTACAACTTAAGATGGAGCTTCTCATTGCATGAAATCTATATAAGGAGGTTATAATAAGGAAACACATTTATAGACAGCAAGGAGTCAAAACTATTTACCAGTCCAATAATAATAAGGTAATATTGGCCAGCATAATACCCtcaaaatcacataaaaattCTTGTTCATCTTCCTTGTTTCCCATCATTCCCTTTTGTTTCAAGGGCAATGCTGTGCAAATTATATTGTTAATGCTGTGACTTGTTACCTGGAAACAAATGTGGTAgtttctgtgtaaaaaaaaaaacatgtatcagGGCTGCAAGTTGCTAAACTACCTGTTTCTATTTATACATTCTCATAACATGTTCTAATTTTCTAGTATCTATGATGGGCTTTTGAAAATGCCCAACTATTTTCTGTGACAAACTGTATTAACATGCAACCCGAGATAGTTGAAGTCCAAAAACTTAGTTAGGCTAAACACCGGTGCAGCTAATCATCTTAATTAataatggctgcattccattcaGGTGTGTCTCCTCCAGGGTCCTGTTATTTTGCATGCAGGGTCACTAAGATGGAACAGATGtatcattaatgttatcagtAACATCTGTGCTTCTCCTTCTATCAAAGGTCTATCAGCTGCTTTCAATCTCTGTGTTGAAGAttacttaaacacacacttaacCCAGTATATAGTGAATTCTATCAgttgtataaatgtaaataaatgtttgtgacatttttcctcctctctctgttgtaGGTGAGGCAGAGTCGTGACCCCGATGTAGCGAAGAAGTGCCTGGCGGCCATCGAGGAGTGTGCCAAAACCAGGGAGGGCAACCTTTTAGCCCTGGCTGTGGAGGCAGCACGAGCCAGGTCAAAACTCTCACCGTCACTTAAACCGCTGATTATAATGACTGcgcttttgtttgtgtgactttAGCTTCAAATAGTAAATGCAATTGTCATAATGTAATTTTCCTTTGCTTCATCGTTCGTTAGGCAGAAATTGCCTTCGCCGAGATCTTCTCATAAAAGAGTTGTACTatgtgaaaaagttacatacaGTAGGCATATTACATAATGTATACCATTATTTAATAATGTATAACTGGTGTGAATCAGTGCTCTCATTTGTAAAAGCCTCTGATGCTTTGAAAATGTGTGATCTTCTTTCCCTCGCATGCGATCGTTGGAGAAGGAGTCTTTGATGTAGCCACATGCTTCTTAAATAACTTTACAATTCAATGACTAAGATAATCTCTTAAAATAATAAGGTCCAATCTTTTTGTGTATTGATCTTGTTATGAAAGCTTGAATGTCATTCTGTTGCTGCCAAGAACACCAGAGTCAGAGTCTAATTTATCTGATGGTAAGGAAATGTTAATCTGTACCGTACCTTTTTATGCACTGCTGAACAAAGCCAAGTTATCTAACAGTGACTCGTTAAGAAGTTATTGGTATGACAAGCATGTCACACGAGAAATTAAGTCTTGTTTAGTATATCCAATAAAATCAACCTATATATATGAGGCCTACACATGAGGATAAACAGACTTAGACTCTGCTGAAATGACTGCAACGTAATCCTTGGGGGCAACTTCGACTGTCAAAGTGTACAAAAAGATATTCCTAGAGACAGAGACCTTCTTGTTCATTAAATATTAAGATTCTTTCTGTaagcaaaaacacaagtctTGCTGAAGGAGAAGTCCTCCTTACAAATCTTGCGCGAGATGTCCCAAATGGTTACGTCGGGCCCAGGTTCAAAAATACATGAATCCCCCTTTAATTCTGTTTTAAGTAAAGAAAGATTTTTTGATGCTAACGCCTTGCAGTACTGGCACAGCATGACTTCATAGCACAACTCTCACAGACATCCATAACCACTTATGAACCACTTCACCATTAGACCCTTAATCCATCATCATATAATACGCCTCATACTTTTATATAAGTGCAAACGACTTCAGTGATATGCATTTCAGCAAGTGACAAATTACACTGAAGTTACTTGAAAGCTGCCATTTTATTACCCTCCCTTAACTGCTGTCTTATTGGAAGTGAGACTACAAGTCTCTCTGACATGTGACACAGACTCTAATGTTGATTCATGTGATTACTTTAATAAAATCATGTGTTGAAATGGTGAGGAAAATTGCATTTAGTTTAttgaatgtgaaatgaaaatgaatgacagGACTGCCTCGCCTTAGATATCACTGTACGGTGAAAACATACTGAGGAGCatgttttctgcttcttctttcttttttcagatgCTCGGTTGGTGAAATAACTGATGCCATGAAGACAGTGTTTGGTGAACACAAGGCCAGTACCAGGATGGTGAGCGGCGCTTACCGCAGCGAGTTCGGGGAGCACGAAGAGATCGCCATGACCCACAATAGGTAGAAAATGATCCTAATCAGCGTCTTTGCAGCCATCGTGCACACGCTTATCGCTGGACTGATTTGAGTTACGTAaggtttttctactttttttttttttttttttttttgttgaatgtcAGAGTTGCAGAATTTAAGAACCAAGAGGGCAGGAATCCTCGACTGCTGGTGGCAAAGATGGGCCAGGACGGTCACGACAGAGGTGCCAAAGTCATCGCAACAGGGTTTGCCGACCTGGGCTTTGATGTGGACATCGGACCACTGTTTCAGGTCGGTGTCATACAGTAGAATGCAGCTACATGTCAGCCGAATACTCAAGATGATGTGCAAGACACTGGGTTTGTGTCAGAAGTAGTGACTCTGCCCAGAGACTACCTTTTAAGCAAGCATGTACTCACATGAACTGCTGGTAACTGCTCTTAACAAGGATTTAagcaattttaattttaacagGTGCACTGGAAAGTACAAATCTTGAGCTTATGCCTGTTCAAAATAGACAGTCGTAAGGCCAACTAACTGTGATTCAAATGCTTATAGGAGGAGGGGACATGCTGAGGCAGCCGTGTTTCATTACTgtttcaagtaaaaaaaaaaggagaatatCTAATTATATTTGCGTAATGATGCTGTGTTACACCAGTTGTAACTCTTTGTTGGTGTAATTTCAAGCTTTGATCATATGGCCTCGTGTTAAGCGCTCTGGTagtgagtaaataaataatgaaaaacataatgaaGTAGCGAGAAAACTACTGTCATTTTTAGCACACGCCGCTCACAGAACAAGAGCCTTGGGAACTGTATTTTGAATTATAAATTATGTTTGTCAGAAATACATGTAGCTTTTGGTAATCCTCCTGTCATATGGTGATGGTGTTATACACTGTGTCATTTTGAAGGttgcttttttatatatatttcatacacctgtatgttttctgtgttttgccATGTCTGGCCTTGAACAGACTCCTCTGGAGGTCGCCCAGCAGGCGGTCGACGCAGACGTACACTGCGTCGGGGTCAGCACTCTTGCCGCAGGACACAAGACCCTGGTCCCAGAGCTCATCAAGGAACTACGGAAGCTCAACAGGCCAGATATCCTTGTCATCTGTGGAGGTGTCATCCCACCACAGGTAACCGTGACTTACGATGATGAAATTTTGTCATCCTGTTGTTCTGTGACATTTTGTAGACCTCCATCttgctttgtttctctttcattGTCGCTTTATTGCTCCCTGTTTTCACTCCTCCCATGCAAGCTCCTTAATGTCACAGACCACAGAAAAAGCACCAGctgtggtttattttttttactgaattttgACTTATGCATTCCTGAAAAGTGCATGcactgtgagtttgtgtgtatgagtgtgcaCTAATCCACTGTGTGTATTAATCCGGTGTGCAGGTAGCTCCATCCCTTCCTAGGCTTCAAAGTCAGTAAAAgcatcacattttcatgtgataAATGAGGCAAACACACAGGATTTTATCCTCTCgtgagcctgggaaaggccgTGCGAGTTTCTGGTGTCCGTTTGATTACAGCTATCCTCACAGTGAGATTCATGCTAATGATGCCACAACGCTTTATCTGGGCCTTTTTAGAAGCTCAGCCTCAGGACGGCACTCTGAGGGGGTTTAATAGAAAATCACTGAGGTGGAAAAACACGGGataaaaatactcacattttCGTGTGTGCATAATATTTAGCAGTATCTGACCTTTATTTATATTGATGGGATGATCCTCTTTCAGTGGTTCTCATTGGGGAGGCGGTGGCTACTGAACTGCATAGTGTTGAATAATCTGTTGGTCCCCGGGGAGAGAATTCGATTCCCTTCCAGCTCTTCCAGGCCAACTCAGCCTGCATAGCCTCCAGCATGACTGCAGGCACCTCGTTGCcatgaaaacacattatgtAGTATTACAAGGAAAGCACACGGTCACACATGTCATCCTGTCATCATGTGGACAAAGAACGAATCTGAATTCCCACGATTAATATAATTGCCATCACCACACTATAGGATTTCTTCAGTTGCATGCAGTGCAGTCTCTTTTCCCATCGTGTCCTGTGTCAGTCTTTTGGGGAATACTTCAATATAATTAGCTAAAGCATAATTAACATGACATGATCACATAGGGGCCGTGCACATTCGTCTCTCTCTAGATGATTCAAAGCTGAATTCCTTATTAACTGGAGGTCATATACGCTGTTTTCCACCTCTGTGTGTACGCAGGACTACGAGTTCTTGTACCAGAGCGGTGTGTGCGCCATCTTTGGCCCGGGAACAAGGATCCCACAAGCCGCAGTGGAGGTTATTGACAACATTGAGAAGAGCCTGGAACAAATCCGTCAGGCCATGTGAAAAAAATCTACATCCTAAAGAACAGTCGATTCACGCTGCATCCACAACAGAGTCACAAGTGGGAGCTCACTGTACAGAACCTCTTTGACCGGTTGCATAAGATTGTAAATGTAATTCAGACATGTGAGAGAAACGGCATGTACAGCagtcaaaatgattaaaaacctGACAGGGTGTTGCGATTGCATGAAGATTGCATTCTCTGTGTATCCAATTTGATTCCAATCACTCACAGTATCCTCACAGTTTTCCATTAACATAGTGATTTGTTAATTGATGGTTTCGCTCATCACCTCTTCTGTTGGATAAACAGTGATTTAATTGATTACTTCAGCCTGTGAAGCAATTAAGTCACCCTTGACAGAGTGAGTGACAGAGTTATCAACATCTGGCAAACATCCTAGAAATTCGTGTGAACCCTGACTCTTGGTTAATACTTGAGAGTTTGATAGGAAATACGTACgaaaacaaacatcacagcaATATAACAGAGTGTtatgcttttactttgaaatgtgtgtgtagttttCAGTAAGCGTCATAGAGAGTAGAGAAATTCACCATAAAAATCAAACCTTTCATGATCATTACCCTGCATTTTATGTTCATGGATATTATCATCTTTAAAGTGGCCTTCTGTAGTCTCGATCTCTCGCGCCGATGCATCCTGGGTAATTTAACCAACTTgtgtcaagagaaaaaaaaatattggaaGAATCATCGACATTTATGAAAAGGTTGGTAATTGTATTTTTCTACTTGTAACACTGATTTAGATTTCATGCTGTTTGGTCTAAATAAAGTATGTGAACTTTGGAACGTGACTTGTGTCTAAAGATTATTTAACCTGCAGCACCTTTTTCTGAGACGTTCAGTTACAGGAGATGTGGTTTTTTATGATTTGCAACTTGacctgacagaaaatgaatggcCGAGACTCGACTTGATTTGGAAGTTTAAGACTGTGACTGTTTTCAGTTGCTTTTCAAAGACCtaatgcctacattacccacaatgcaatgtagccaccgagtgacatcactggaggcagtatatcacattacatgcagcatcctctggagccacaacaaGACTTGTTACTAAATTAGATGCCACTTAATAAAACACtcaatattttaatttcattactTTTAATTTAACCAAGCCAAGTTCtgcttttttttggtttcagaaGATGCAGTGTTTTTACTGAATGAACCTTTAACCTTATAAATTGTGGCCATTAATGGTGGTATTTGCAAGAAAAGTGGAACCTTCACCAGCGTCCATCAGCCACATTTCAGAGACTCTTGCATAACCAGACCGCTAATCTGCTTATTGCTAGATAATAAGACATTTGTAAGCACTTGTTAATATTAGAAGGCCACTAGAGAAATGACTCGGGCAGTGGGGCGAGCTCTCTACCAGACGAGCTACCTGGGAACCCCACTTAACGACACTTAACAGCTGTTAAGTTGACTGTGTGAGGCTCAAGCTGAGCTggctttaagtgtgtttttgtgttttaccaCTAAAACACTGTGTGgatgtcatttttgtttcacGCCAACCGCGACCACATATATGTTACATATACGCATGGAGTATGTCAGTCATGTAATTATACTTAGGATGGGCCGTTCCTTATCTGATGACAGCGTCAGACGAGGGCacttgtttcatgttgtttgcTTTGCCTctgcttctgtgtttgttgCCCAACAGCGACGCAGTGATAGAATCAGGAGGGACAATATAACTAATTGCTCTGGCTTTTCTGTGCCGCGTCTGCAATCATCTACCTTTTGTTTGCATTTACACCTGCAGCACCTGGGTCCGTCTGTCAACTCTGAAACTGATACTATCACGGTGTACATACACATTGTCCGCTAATTTATCGTATTCAGTCGGTGTTTATTGTCAAACAAGACCAGTGATCGGTGCACAAAAATATGTTCAAGGTTCATAGCTCTACATacacatcttttgttttagAAATAATTCAACACTGTTAATGGTAATTACAAgttgcaataaaaataaataaaaaaaacacacatgaccAAGCAAAAACTAAAAGCAAACAACATTTGCCACTCTGTTGGGCTCATTGAAAGGAGGTTTGAGAAGGGGACTGCTAcaggttgctgctgctgctactgcagAACTCAGGTtaataaataagaaaagaaaaatcatcccTGAGTACAGCAGGAAAGAAAACGTTCTCTGTTGACCAGAAGTGTGTATAGCGACCTGATTTTCATTATACAACAGTGTGCTGTTTTACTGTAGCAGTgtcatggggggggggggggattttcAGTGAAATCTGAATGACGCTGACGTTAATACCATGAAAACCAGCTAGCACTAATTGACTGACATGCGCTGAATGTGTTGTCAAAGCATGAGGTAGCGTAGTTCTTTGTGCCTTCGTCCTCCATGGTTGCTGACAAAACAAGCACAACGTAAGGTCCACTTACTCATTTATTCCAGTGCCTTCAACTGCATCGCATGGTCCTCATTAGCAGGCTGAGTTTGCCAAGTTTGCCAAGGGAACTGTAGGAATTATCATTCGTGTTAACTTCGAAGTTTCAAGGTCTGTGGTAACTCCTAATGAGGACTGTGTGATATGGTCGTAAGCTCCGGGACAAGTGAGGCGCTGGACCTTGAGTTGAGACTGTTTTGTCGACCCTCATGTCTGTTGATTGGCTTAGCACACAACCTGGAAACAGGGGGAACTGCTCGCCCTAACTCCatctgaaaggtaaaaaaaaaaaatctgccaaccGCCACCTTGAAAGAGCACGAATACACATTATATCTAACTAGTTAATTTGTGCaaaatcttaaaggtgcaatatgtaagaattggccacctgttgtaCTCCgaacaaatagagggcagcatgcTGCTCcgaactgtagctgccgttagctaggtagctcagttagcggGTGCAGCTAgtggtggtgttgtgttgtttacactgctagcagGAGCTTTGGATGACTAGGGGGAGGAGGTTTCAGGCTCATGATGAATGCTGGCAGGAGCAACTCcatgacataatgtcaaaacttttattcatttacGTTTgacaaaattcttacatattgcatgtTTAAGTGTGAAAACGACACATTGTgacagattttgttaccttaggACAGAGCAAAGCCGGCTGTTTCCTTGTTTACAAACTTAATGCTAGGATAAGCTAATAGGCTCCTGGCTAGCTTCGtatttacttactttactttactttacacaaacatgacatgattTTCATTTAACTGTCAAGCAAGGAACCGAATAACCtcatttccccaaaatgtcaaactttacAATGAACATGGATGGTCCAGTGGCTGTACATGACAACACTTGTTAGTagaataaattatacatttggTTTTTGGTTCAGATTTGCTGGTAATAAACCAACATATATCCAACATATATCCATTAGACAGGGTAAACGTAGAcaacatttgtttcttttttgtaaacattttgtGAGGCATCTTTCAGCTGTCAATTAAAACATAACATCCCCCAAAAAGTCTTTCAACCCAAATACACTGTCTCTGACTTCATGATCTCCAACAAAGAAGACCGTGCTTCAATTTTGGGCTTGATGGTATTGCTAACCATGTAAATACTGTTGTCGGTGATGCTGTTGGTGACGGGGCAGGAGTTAGACCTTTGGCACCCCAAGCGCAGTTGCTTAACCTCCTTTTTGAAGTTCTGGCTGAAGATGTAGTAGATCATGGGATTGTATGCCGTGGAGCTCTTTGCAAACATGCACGGCAGGAGGCTGATTTCGGGTGGGATGGTGCTGCTGTCTTGGAGAATAGACCAGAGGCTTACCATGCCGTATGGTGCCCAGCAGCCGATGAAGCCCAAGCTGACCAGCACGGCAATCTGCAATAGAAACCGGAGGATAGAGTCAGTCCCCCCAAGATCTCTGAAAACAGACACCTGTCTTGGAAATGAGCTGGAATTTCGCTGGTATAAGCTCCAGCGATCTACCAGCACCTGTCCGTATGTACACAATATTGAGCAAGATGCTATTTCACAATGACCATCATTTTTTGTTGAAGCCCCCAAAGACAAACCGTCTACTATAACAATAGAGCTTCCTCATCCAAAGCAATCACTTACTATCAACAGCCTTCGATGGAGCTTGACGATGTTGGGTACTTGTTTGCTGTTCTTCAGCGACCTTTTCTGGGTGAAATAGAGGTTGATGGCGATGCCAAAGTAGCAGCCGATGATGATGGCCGTAGGAATGATGAGGTTGAAGGATAACATGGAGATGACGAAAGAGAAGCCCTCAGTTTTCATATTTCCCCAGGCAAGAGAGCAGGACAGGCCGAAGGGCTCCGGGCCGTACTTTCCCCAGCCCAGGAGGGGAAACAGAGACCAGACCAGACCGTAGAACCAGATCCACAGGCACAGCATCTTCACCGTCCTCATGCTGATTTTCTcatctgcagaaaaaaatgaataataatgaatttattatgtTGTCTTAGCACCCTGGCTGTACATTATGGACAGATGGTCCATTATTAGGGCATTAATGTGGAGCAGCTTGTGTTTTATGCAAAAGAGTTTTATattccagatttttttccccaaatgcaTTTTAgaataataattacaaaaaaaaattgcaatcACATTTCATATCTAAAAGATGACACAGTGTAAAAAAAGGGAACATTTGTTGTCTGTCACAAGACAGATTCAACACAACTTGCAGAGCAAATAACCTTCTGCTGCCTGGTTCAGTGTACAGGATGTTCTGTACAttcacaaacatacacaagtAAATATCTGCAGAGCTTAGacatgtacaaaaacaaacaaggacaaTCACATGGGCTGACTTACATCAACACCCAAGCCTCACATAGTTAGAAATAGCTTCAGTAGCCTGATCCTCATGTTACCATTATATTTCCTGTATGCTCTATCATGCAGGAAATATAACGGTAACATGGAGGTcacagtatgagaaaacaaaGGAGCCCACGATGATGAACCGCACAATGTACTGGAAGGCTCTATGGAGAAGATTACAATAAGACAATATAAAGAGAAATATGAAAGAACTAttaattaaagctgctacaaggaactttcactTGCAAAACACTGGATTTGCTTTGAAAGCAAGTGAAAGACACATGTCGATCTttttgtggctatgtaagatgaataactgtaatatgaccaTGTTCTCACAAAACTAACTTTGTTTTAGCGCCGTGCCACCATTTTTCCTCCGGCTGTGAGACTCCCATGAATTAAAAATGGATGCATGAATAAAGAAATCCTATAACTATATAGAAAAAGCCAATCTTCTTGCTGTTGATCTCATTTGCAATGTGTGAGCCATATTGAGGAATCGGTTATTAaatgagactgtttcataaccagttgaaacttgtagtatgtttatacgtatacaaaaatatatttacattctGGTCACCAGTAATCTCTTTTCCAAAACACTCATCTTACCAATATCTTAaaacccacacatacacaaaagattgttttattgatttttatttccTAGGATTTGCCTCCTGCTGAAAGGAGCCTCGTCCTTGTGGGCTTTgtgccttttctttcttcttgcaTGCCAATTATAACTtgtgcatgtgcacatgcatgtggGCGCATATATATGTGTAATCTTGCAATAACAAAGCCTTCAGTCATGACCAATGAAGCTTCTCCTTCACTTTCAagcactaaaatgttttttattgattgtgGTCTGTACTTTGAGCAGTGAGCGACAGATACAATGTTGACTCTGTGTTTATAGTGCATATATTTCATAGTTTATTAAGACGAATTGCAAAGCTTCGTAACACCTGATTCCACCTCTTATATAAAGATAGATATAATGTACGAGATGCACCCTTATATGAGCATTGGGCTGAGTGATTTACATGACCTGTAACTCTCTGGTCTCTTTTTTATCCTCCCTGAGTCTGCACTGTAACTTCACAGTTCCAGACAGTTGAGACAGTTCCAGTGAACCCCTTGCCCCGACCGCTTAGCCTTACAACTCCGTTTTGTTTCTTCACGCTCGGGTTAGGGTGCCCCAAATCTTGTTTAGCTAGTGGCCAGtgctcttttttatttgatgacccAATTGCTTTTTTATCTCCATCACATACTGTCAATGGCAAAAAGCATTATGAACCAGGATTAGCCACAGTAGCACAAGAGAGATCACCACAGCTAAAGTGAGAATATCGGAATTGTGCCGTTGTGTTTCTGTTAACATAAACGTCATCGACAACAGCTGATGATGTATGAGGATCTTGAAGAGTTCACCTCGTAACTCTGTTCTAAAGGGGCAATTAAAAACAAAGGGTAGGGGTAAAATAGGAAATGGTATTTAGTCGTAGTCACAGGTTTAACTCCTCCAACTGGCCTGATATCATGTGTGAAAAACTAGTAAAagcactgcagacacacagcagccgGCAGAAAGAGGAGATCATATTATGTggaaaatcttgttttttttctgggtaAACAATTGTGAAATTtacttaaaagaaaagaaaagctaaaGGGCAACAGCAGTAATTATCGCTCCAGTTTCATCTGGAGTA
This window harbors:
- the opn8b gene encoding opsin 8, group member b: MDMYTSSLSPALDIGTGCYLLVLTVLSIVGNLLVIITAVKRSSRMKPPELLCVNLAVTDLGAAVTMYPLAVASAWSHRWLGGDITCIYYGLAGFFFGVASIMNLTVLAIVRFTVSLNLQAPNEKISMRTVKMLCLWIWFYGLVWSLFPLLGWGKYGPEPFGLSCSLAWGNMKTEGFSFVISMLSFNLIIPTAIIIGCYFGIAINLYFTQKRSLKNSKQVPNIVKLHRRLLIIAVLVSLGFIGCWAPYGMVSLWSILQDSSTIPPEISLLPCMFAKSSTAYNPMIYYIFSQNFKKEVKQLRLGCQRSNSCPVTNSITDNSIYMVSNTIKPKIEARSSLLEIMKSETVYLG